One window of the Emcibacter sp. genome contains the following:
- a CDS encoding flagellar basal body rod protein FlgC, producing the protein MINAINTSLSGLLASTSKLNVAASNIANSRTTSTPKGTFAANTTAAALGSKAYTPLRHEQSSNKYGGVMSYNIPVNPASLTAYSPDDPMANEEGYVAVPNVNEFVEVGEMIKASNAYKANAKVLSTLAETEQDFLDRF; encoded by the coding sequence ATGATAAACGCAATAAACACCAGTCTTTCAGGGCTTCTGGCGTCGACATCAAAGCTCAATGTTGCAGCAAGCAACATTGCCAATTCCCGCACGACTTCCACCCCAAAAGGCACTTTTGCGGCAAATACCACTGCCGCAGCACTGGGCAGCAAAGCCTATACGCCGCTGAGGCATGAGCAGAGCAGTAATAAATACGGCGGGGTGATGAGTTACAACATTCCGGTCAATCCAGCCAGCCTGACCGCCTATTCTCCCGATGATCCAATGGCAAACGAAGAAGGCTATGTGGCCGTTCCCAATGTCAATGAGTTCGTCGAGGTGGGTGAAATGATCAAGGCGTCCAACGCCTACAAGGCCAACGCCAAGGTGCTGTCCACCCTGGCCGAAACCGAACAGGATTTCCTGGACCGGTTTTAA